Proteins from a single region of Clupea harengus chromosome 5, Ch_v2.0.2, whole genome shotgun sequence:
- the tmem45b gene encoding transmembrane protein 45B encodes MANFKGHALPGSFFVLFGLWWSLKTPLRQCCLQRHSTERKKVPPFFKKLDLIEGSLKVFFAFAGIMAEQFVPDGPHARLMNSDGWVKLMNWQHSTMYLFYGISGIADILCATSPFAPQGLDSMALSLALFVEGFLFKYHLHNRPMLDTHVHSLLLVAVFGGAASTALEVFLRNNTVLEVLRCSLAILQGTWFYQIGFVLFPLSGPEWNQEDHGNMMFITMCFCWHYAVALLITGVNYAVVCRVVRCCVTKPASNIEMGFRKNTMDSSSQKALLQQSDEE; translated from the exons ATGGCCAACTTCAAGGGGCATGCTCTGCCTGGAAGCTTCTTTGTACTGTTTGGCCTTTGGTGGTCCTTGAAGACACCTCTGAGGCAGTGCTGTTTGCAGCGTCACAGTACCGAAAGGAAGAAAGTACCTCCTTTCTTTAAGAAACTTGACTTAATCGAGGGGTCATTGAAGGTTTTCTTTGCCTTCGCTG GTATTATGGCAGAACAGTTTGTTCCGGATGGGCCCCATGCCCGCTTGATGAACAGTGATGGCTGGGTGAAGCTGATGAACTGGCAGCACAGCACCATGTACCTGTTCTACGGCATCTCTGGGATCGCCGACATCCTCTGCGCGACCTCGCCGTTTGCTCCTCAAGGGCTCGACAGCATGGCGCTCTCTCTCGCACTGTTTGTTGAAG GATTTCTGTTTAAATACCACTTGCACAATCGGCCGATGTTGGACACGCATGTGCACTCTCTCCTGCTGGTGGCCGTGTTCGGTGGTGCAGCCAGCACGGCCCTGGAGGTCTTCCTCAGGAACAACACTGTACTAGAGGTCCTTAGATGCAGCCTGGCCATCCTTCAAGGCACCTGGttctatcag ATTGGGTTTGTGCTGTTCCCACTCAGTGGACCTGAATGGAACCAGGAAGACCACGGCAACATGATGTTCATAACCATGTGCTTCTGTTGGCACTATGCCGTAGCTCTGCTCATCACTGGTGTTAACTATGCTGTCGTCTGCAG GGTTGTGCGCTGCTGTGTCACCAAACCAGCGTCTAACATAGAGATGGGATTCAGGAAAAACACTATGGATTCTAGCTCACAAAAGGCTTTGCTCCAGCAGTCCGATGAGGAGTGA
- the gng8 gene encoding guanine nucleotide-binding protein G(I)/G(S)/G(O) subunit gamma-8, with the protein MSNNMAKIADARKTVEQLKLEVNIERMMVSKAAAELMAYCDAHAKEDPLLTPVPSAENPFREKKIFCAII; encoded by the exons ATGTCCAACAACATGGCCAAGATTGCAGATGCCAGGAAAACGGTTGAACAACTAAAATTGGAGGTTAACATTGAGAGAATGATG GTGTCTAAAGCAGCAGCAGAGCTGATGGCGTACTGTGACGCCCACGCCAAAGAGGACCCACTGCTGACCCCCGTCCCCTCCGCAGAGAATCCGttcagagagaagaaaatattCTGTGCCATCATCTGA
- the LOC116220592 gene encoding uncharacterized protein LOC116220592 — translation MTALNLLQMQEPNALGKAGDDMEEMYSISSVSPCPVEESQPNGVVGAGETTTKLPACLSQENLNNLPLHISPLEAIRELDEAEEALSGLRSPGDGAVRAKDQLGTREESPLHSTERETDEPAFEDSEGDDAPGSVTVKTLRSIITSEDGVNLDTPQTETCSSPHDISDLGCLRDDSPKHTSQKWLGSGGKHKGMLGTNSTLERTIVIIGSELTETGSSVTSLQMDPKERRMHTHMGVTGSGELRNSTGSVSDLEENTPEDPTQGDVCSSSTRASTPEACNSTLIDILTACQTKVEHLERLKCSSFELTIQLQSAQALATHLQQQVVGLEQERCSRQEEVQGLQEQLQEAQRALQEKSTQTARISEELRLLHLQREERTSASGSSGVQEPPNGHALTLSAGADHGPSRVCTLL, via the exons ATGACAGCACTGAACTTGCTGCAG ATGCAGGAACCGAACGCGTTGGGAAAGGCGGGAGACGACATGGAGGAGATGTACAGCATTAGCTCTGTCAGTCCATGTCCTGTAGAGGAGTCTCAGCCTAACGGAGTCGTCGGAGCGGGAGAGACCACCACCAAGCTGCCAGCATGTCTCTCCCAGGAGAACCTAAACAACTTGCCTCTCCACATCTCGCCTTTAGAGGCCATCCGAGAGCTGGACGAGGCTGAGGAGGCTTTGTCTGGTCTGCGCAGTCCAGGAGATGGAGCGGTGAGGGCTAAAGATCAGCTCGGGACCAGGGAGGAGTCGCCACTACATTCCACAGAGAGGGAAACGGATGAACCGGCTTTCGAGGATAGTGAAGGAGACGATGCTCCCGGGTCTGTTACGGTGAAGACCTTAAGATCCATAATCACAAGCGAGGACGGGGTCAACCTGGACACTCCACAGACAGAAACCTGTAGTTCCCCTCATGACATCTCTGATCTAGGTTGCCTTCGAGATGATTCACCAAAACATACCTCGCAGAAATGGCTTGGATCAGGAGGGAAGCACAAAGGAATGCTGGGAACCAACTCCACTTTAGAACGGACAATTGTTATCATTGGATCTGAACTGACTGAAACTGGATCATCTGTCACCTCTCTACAGATGGACCCGAAGGagagacgcatgcacacacacatgggtgttACAGGAAGCGGTGAGCTGAGGAACTCTACAGGTAGCGTCTCTGATTTAGAGGAGAATACACCTGAGGACCCAACCCAAGGTGatgtgtgcagcagcagcacaaggGCTTCTACACCGGAGGCATGTAACAGTACTCTCATTGACATCCTCACTGCGTGTCAAACCAAAGTGGAGCATCTGGAACGGCTCAAATGCTCCTCTTTCGAGCTGACGATCCAG cTCCAGTCTGCGCAGGCACTGGCGACCCATCTCCAGCAGCAGGTGGTGGGGTTGGAGCAGGAGCGCTGCAGCCggcaggaggaggtgcaggggcTCCAGGAGCAGCTGCAGGAGGCGCAGAGAGCTCTGCAGGAGAAGAGCACACAGACGGCCCGCATTAGCGAGGAGCTGCGGCTGCTTCACCTGCAGCGGGAGGAGAGGACAAGCGCCTCCGGGTCCTCTGGGGTCCAGGAGCCCCCGAATGGCCATGCGCTCACGCTGTCTGCTGGGGCGGACCATGGCCCCTCACGAGTATGCACACTGCTCTGA
- the cnbpb gene encoding CCHC-type zinc finger, nucleic acid binding protein b: protein MSSNECFGCGRTGHWIKNCPNAGRGRSKGRGRGKDLFCYRCGEPGHVARDCERTEDACYNCGRSGHISRDCKEPKKEREQCCYNCGKAGHMARDCDHANEQKCYSCGGFGHIQKGCEKVKCYRCGEIGHVAVQCSKASEVNCYNCGKAGHLAKECTIEATA from the exons ATGAGCAGCAACGAGTGCTTTGGGTGCGGCCGCACGGGCCACTGGATCAAGAACTGTCCGAATGCTGGACGCGGGCGCAGCAAGGGCCGTGGCCGTGGCAAAG ATCTGTTCTGCTACCGTTGTGGAGAGCCAGGCCACGTGGCCAGGGACTGTGAGCGGACCGAGGATG CATGCTACAACTGTGGCAGGAGCGGTCACATCTCCAGAGATTGCAAGGAGCCCAAGAAGGAACGCGAGCAGTGCTGCTACAACTGTGGCAAGGCAGGCCACATGGCGCGCGACTGTGACCATGCCAACGAGCAGAAGTGCTATTCCTGTGGGGGCTTTGGGCACATCCAGAAAGGCTGTGAAAAAGTCAAGTGCTACAG GTGTGGAGAGATCGGCCATGTGGCCGTCCAGTGCAGCAAGGCAAGCGAGGTGAACTGCTACAACTGCGGCAAGGCTGGCCACTTGGCGAAAGAATGCACCATCGAAGCCACTGCCTAA